A portion of the Naumovozyma castellii chromosome 2, complete genome genome contains these proteins:
- the SPC25 gene encoding kinetochore-associated Ndc80 complex subunit SPC25 (ancestral locus Anc_1.71), giving the protein MEDQLDQFDNLKEKMEEFSKQIHVLMNNKMNSVFRTVQTFKDEMKELNLEHQILIGRLDKLQKEQEGLEIEIQTFKNDTDEARTKFESYQIRKRQLEMQHTALLTESSELDGMLQEKEKKISQYKEKLQSQRQRDQPEVKLYEKLLGMQIDASQVGTLFFKFEHFDDKDMARSCNFTLDVSGERFQVLDSSPVLDKSSETTPLEDILNQGGNLPLFLVSMRDKLISRAR; this is encoded by the coding sequence ATGGAGGACCAATTAGATCAGTTTGACAATTTGAAGGAGAAGATGGAGGAATTCTCCAAGCAGATTCATGTACTTATGAATAACAAGATGAATTCTGTTTTCCGTACAGTACAAACgtttaaagatgaaatgaaGGAATTGAATCTGGAGCATCAGATTCTTATTGGTAGATTGGATAAATTACAGAAGGAGCAAGAAGGGTTGGAGATTGAAATTCAAACATTCAAGAACGATACGGACGAGGCACGTACCAAGTTTGAAAGTTATCAGATTAGAAAGAGACAATTGGAAATGCAACATACTGCTCTGCTTACGGAATCCAGCGAGTTGGATGGGATGTTGCAAGAGAAGGAGAAAAAAATCAGTCAATATAAGGAAAAATTGCAAAGTCAACGTCAAAGAGACCAACCAGAGGTGAAATTATACGAGAAATTACTTGGAATGCAGATTGATGCGTCACAAGTAGGGACTCTGTTCTTCAAGTTCGAGCATTTTGACGATAAGGACATGGCTCGGTCATGTAATTTCACGCTTGACGTCTCAGGAGAACGGTTCCAAGTGTTGGACAGCTCCCCCGTCTTGGACAAGAGCTCAGAGACGACACCATTGGAAGATATATTGAACCAGGGAGGAAACTTGCCCTTGTTCTTGGTGTCTATGAGAGATAAGTTGATCTCCCGTGCTCGATGA
- the PER1 gene encoding Per1p (ancestral locus Anc_1.72), producing the protein MVSRLSTWQLLTLFLVVCRDVLASPGDNLDEFIDCCFACEYKRSCPHSQIHYIDPEKNVFANAAFDQTPVVLETFLLWDCISDCDYQCQHIITKMRIAHDEEIYQFHGKWPFVRYFTTQEFFSTIFSIGNFIPHYYGYQKLMKKINSDRFRGDNGRKVSILRNYVYVSIAGMLAWTASTIFHWRDLLITEKLDYFFAGFTVLTAFHAIFARMTSLALYPQLHRIFSGSVVFIFLLHILRLYIDWSYTYNMRFNIFFGLLQYGLLLMLAYQNYKYLQQKKIVSRSFYDLPYSRQVFQLCLIPIIMVVSTALAMSLEVFDFFSYTWQIDAHAIWHFCTIWPSWFLYDFFITDFELIATDLTK; encoded by the coding sequence atgGTCTCTCGTTTAAGCACCTGGCAATTACTGACTCTTTTTCTCGTGGTATGTCGAGACGTTCTTGCTTCTCCAGGAGATAATTTAGATGAATTCATAGATTGTTGTTTTGCCTGTGAATACAAGCGTTCGTGTCCTCATTCACAGATACATTACATTGATCCCGAGAAAAATGTGTTTGCCAACGCTGCGTTTGATCAAACCCCGGTTGTATTGGAGACGTTTCTTTTATGGGATTGTATATCTGATTGTGATTATCAATGTCAGCATATTATCACCAAAATGAGAATTGCTCATGATGAGGAAATATACCAGTTCCATGGGAAATGGCCGTTCGTGAGATATTTCACCACGCAGGAGTTCTTTTCTACCATCTTCAGCATAGGGAACTTCATACCTCATTATTACGGTTACcagaaattgatgaaaaaaataaatagtGACAGATTTAGGGGCGACAACGGAAGAAAAGTCAGTATCTTACGAAATTATGTTTACGTTTCCATTGCCGGTATGCTTGCCTGGACAGCAAGTACCATTTTCCATTGGAGAGATTTGTTAATTACAGAGAAATTGGATTATTTCTTTGCTGGATTCACAGTTTTGACTGCATTCCATGCCATCTTCGCAAGAATGACTAGTCTTGCCTTGTATCCTCAATTACACCGTATATTTTCCGGGTCTGTCGTATTCATTTTCCTATTACATATTCTACGACTCTACATAGACTGGTCCTACACTTACAACATGAGattcaacattttctttggaCTCTTGCAATATGGGTTACTATTGATGTTAGCGTATcaaaattacaaatatCTACAACAGAAAAAGATTGTCTCCAGGTCGTTCTACGATCTGCCTTACTCCCGCCAAGTGTTCCAATTATGCCTAATTCCCATCATCATGGTGGTATCCACCGCCCTAGCGATGTCGTTAGAAGtatttgatttcttcagTTACACATGGCAAATTGATGCTCATGCGATATGGCACTTCTGTACCATCTGGCCCTCGTGGTTCCTGTACGACTTCTTCATCACAGATTTCGAGCTGATCGCCACGGACCTGACCAAGTAA